TGCCCTTGGAGTCCACGATGGCGACGTTCGAGACGTGCAGCGCGGCTTCCTTGCTCTTGATACCGCCCTGGGGATCGGCCTGGGTCGGACGGGTGTGACGCTGAACCAGGTTCAGGCCTTCCACGACGACGCGCTCTTCCTTGGGCATGACCTTCAGGACGGCGCCTTGGCGGCCCTTGTCCTTGCCGGCGAGGATCACGACGCGATCCCCCTTCTTGATCTTCGCGGCCATTACAGCACCTCAGGCGCGAGGGAGATGATCTTCATGTGGTTCTTGGCGCGCAGTTCACGGGGAACCGGGCCGAAGATCCGCGTGCCGATCGGCTCGCTTTGCTTGTTCACGATCACGGCGGCGTTCTTGTCGAACCGGATCACCGAGCCGTCCTTGCGCTTGATGGCCGAGGACGTGCGCACGACGATGGCTTGAAGGACGTCGCCCTTCTTCACCCGGCCGCGCGGAATGGCTTCCTTGACGGAGACGACGATCTTGTCGCCCACGCCGGCGTAACGACGGCCAGCGCCGCCGAGCACCTTGATGCACATCACACGACGCGCGCCGGAATTGTCGGCGACTTCGAGGTTAGTCTGCATCTGGATCATGGGATCAGACTTTCCTTACGAGCCCTGGACAGCGGCGGCCTTAGGCAGCGCTTCCCAGGTCTTGGTTTTCGATTTCGGCGCGCATTCGATGATGCGGACGATTTCGCCGGCCTTGTAGACGTTGGCCTCGTCATGGGCGTGGTACTTCTTGGACCGACGGACGGTCTTCTTCAGCACCGGATGCAGGAAGGTCCGTTCGACCTTCACCACGAGCGTCTTGTCACCCTTGTCGGAGACGACGACGCCTTCGAGAATTCGCTTGGGCATGTGTCGTTCTCCTTAAGCCGCAGCCTGCTTGGCGCGCAGGATGGTCTTGATCCGCGCGATGTCCTTGCGGACTTCGTTCGAGCGGTGGGTCTTCTCGACCTGACCCGTGGCGGCCTGGAAGCGCAGATTAAACTGCTCCTTCTTCAGGTTCAGCAGGGACTCAGCGAGCTGGTCGGGCGTCATGCCCCGGACGTCATCAATCTTCATCACGCGGCCTCCGCCACGGGGATTTCGATGCGCGTGACGATGCGGGTCTTCACGGGAAGCTTGGCCGCGCCGAGGCGCAGGGCTTCACGGGCCACATCGTCGGGCACGCCGTCGATTTCAAACATGATCCGGCCCGGCGCGACGCGCGCGGCCCAGTATTCAACGGCGCCCTTACCCTTACCCATCCGAACTTCGGCGGGCTTGTCGGTGACGGGAACGTCCGGGAAGATCCGGATCCAGACCCGGCCCTGACGCTTCATCTGACGGGTGATCGCGCGGCGGGCCGCTTCGATCTGACGGGCGGTGATCCGCTCGGGCTCAATGGTCTTCAGACCGTAGGAGCCGAAGTTCAGCGTGAAGCCGCCCTTCGAGTTCCCGTGGATCTTGCCCTTGAACTGCTTGCGGTACTTGGTTTTCTTCGGTGACAGCATAGCTCTTAATCCTACGCTCCGGCCTGGTCGCGACGGTCACGGCGCGGGCCACGGTCCGGACGGTCGCCCGAACGGTCACGTCCGCCACCTTCGCCGGCCGGGCCGGATTCAGTGGCCAGGCGCTTGTCCAGGGCCATCGGGTCGTGATCAAGGACTTCACCTTTGAAGACCCAGACCTTCACGCCGATGATGCCGTAGGTGGTCTTGGCTTCGGTGACGCCGTAGTCGATGTCCGCGCGCAGGGTGTGACGCGGCACGCGGCCTTCGTGATAGCTTTCCGTCCGCGCGATTTCCGCGCCGCCGAGGCGGCCGGCCACTTCAACGCGCATCCCCTTGGCGCCCAAACGCAGCGCGCTTTGCAGCGAACGCTTCATGGCGCGGCGGAAGGCGATCCGGCGTTCCAGCTGCTGGGCGATGTTCTCGGCCACCAGTTGCGCGTCGGTTTCGGGCTTGCGGATCTCAACGATGTTCAGGTGAACCTCGCCGTCGGTGATCGTGTTGACGTCCTTGCGGAGCTTGTCGATGTCCGCACCCTTCTTGCCGATGATCACGCCAGGGCGCGCGGCATAGATGGTGATGCGGCACTTCTTGTGGGGACGCTCGATGATGATGCGCGAGACGCCGGCCTGATAGAGACGCTTCTTCAGCATCTTACGGACCTTGATGTCTTCGTGCAGCAGCTTGCCGTATTCCGGACCGTCGGCGAACCAACGGCTGTCCCAGGTACGGTTGATGCCGAGGCGAAGCCCGACCGGATTTACTTTCTGACCCATCAGGCAGCCTCACCCAGTTCGCGGACCACGATGGTGATCTCGCTGAACGGCTTCTCAATGCGCGACGCACGACCGCGAGCGCGGGCGGCGAAACGCTTCATGACCAGGTTCTTGCCCACGAAGGCCTCGGCGACGATCAAGGAGTCGATGTCGAGGTTGTGGTTGTTCTCGGCGTTCGAGATGGCCGAGGCGAGCGCCTTGCGGACATCCTGAGCGATGCGCTTGGGGCTGAACTCGAGTTCGTTCAGGGCCCGCTGCACCTTAAGGCCGCGGATCGACTGAGCGACCAGGTTCAGCTTCTGGGCCGAGGTGCGCAGGGTGCGGACCTTGGCCATCGCTTCGATGCCTTCGAGGCGGCGGGGTTTCGCTTGCTTGGACATGCTACTTCCTCTTCGCCTTCTTATCGGCGGCGTGGCCGGGGAAGTACCGGGTAGGCGCGAACTCACCGAGCTTCATGCCAACCATGTCTTCGCTGATCAGCACGGGAACGTGCTTCTGGCCGTTGTGCACGCCGAACGTCAGACCGACGAACTGCGGCATGATGGTGGAGCGGCGCGACCAGGTCTTGATCACGTCCTTGCGGCCCGAACCCTGAGCGGTTTCGGCCTTCTTGATCAGGTATCCGTCGACAAACGGACCTTTCCAGACGGAACGGGTCATGGATTAACGAGCCTTCCGAGCGTGGCGCGAACGGATGATGTACTTATCCGTCGTCTTGTTGGTGCGGGTCTTCGAGCCCTTGGTCGGCTTACCCCACGGGGTGACCGGGTGACGACCGCCCGAGGTGCGGCCTTCGCCGCCGCCGTGGGGGTGATCGACCGGGTTCATGACGACGCCGCGGACGTGCGGGCGGAAGCCCATGTGACGCGTGCGGCCGGCCTTACCCAGGACCTGGTTCATATGGTCCTGGTTGGACACCGCGCCGACCGTGGCCATGCAGGTGTCCTGGACCATCCGAAGCTCGCCCGAACCCAGACGGATCTGGGCGTAGCCGGCGTCGCGGCCGACCAGCTGGGCGTAGGCGCCGGCGGACCGGGCGACCTGGCCGCCCTTGAGGGGCTTCAGCTCGATGTTGTGGATGATCGTGCCGATCGGCATGCCGCGAAGGGGCATGGCGTTGCCCGGCTTCACGTCGGCCTTTTCAGCGGCGATCACCTGATCGCCGACCTTGAGGCGCTGCGGAGCCAGGATATAGGCGAGCTCGCCGTCTTCGTACTTGATCAGCGCGATCCAGGCGGTGCGGTTGGGGTCGTATTCCAGGCGCTCGACGGTCGCGGGCATGTCCCACTTCCGGCGCTTGAAATCGACCATCCGGTACAGGCGCTTGGCGCCGCCGCCACGGAAGCGGACCGCGATCCGGCCACCGCCGCCACGACCGCCGGACTTGGTCAAACCCTGAACCAGGGACTTGACCGGCCCGCCCTTATGGAGCTCGGAACGGTCGACCAGCACCAGGCTACGACGGCCCGGCGAAGTCGGATTGTAATGCTTCAGAGCCATCTGCTTAGAGCCCCGTGGTGATGTCGATGGACTGGCCTTCGGCCAGGGTCACGACAGCTTTCTTGACGTCCGAGCGACGGCCCGGACGGCCCCGGAAGCGCTTGGTCTTGCCCTTGACCACCAAGGTGTTGACCTTGGTGACCGTGACTTTGAACAGCGCTTCGACGGCGGCGGCGATTTCGTCCTTGGTCGTGTCCATGGCCACGCGGAAGACAACTTTGTTCTGCTCGGAGAGCAGGGTGGCCTTTTCGGTGATCACGGGCGACAGGATCGCGTCGTAGTGGCGGGCGACGGGATTAGCCATCACGCGGCCTCCTTCTCGGCGAAGCGAGCGTTGATCGCATCCACCGCATCCTTGGTCAGGACCAGCGTATGGCGACGCAGCACGTCGTAGACATTCAGACCGGCGTTCGGCAGCACATCCACGTTGGGAATGTTGCGGGCGGCCAGGGCGAAGTTGTTGTCCACTTCGGCGCCGGCGATGATCAGCGCGTTCTTCAGGCCCATGGTGTCGAACTGGGCGCGAAGCGCGGCGGTCTTCGGATCGGTCAGCACCGCGGCGTCCAGGACGACCAGCGAGCCGGTCTTCACCTTGGACGACAGCGCGTGGCGCAGGGCCAGGGCGCGGAACTTCTTGGGCAGGTCGAAGGCGTGGCTGCGGACCACGGGACCGTGGGCCTTGGCGCCGCCGACGAACTGAGCGGCACGGCGCGAGCCGTGACGA
The sequence above is drawn from the Phenylobacterium glaciei genome and encodes:
- the rplX gene encoding 50S ribosomal protein L24 — translated: MAAKIKKGDRVVILAGKDKGRQGAVLKVMPKEERVVVEGLNLVQRHTRPTQADPQGGIKSKEAALHVSNVAIVDSKGKPTRVGFRVDGDKKVRVAKTTGEVING
- the rplN gene encoding 50S ribosomal protein L14 codes for the protein MIQMQTNLEVADNSGARRVMCIKVLGGAGRRYAGVGDKIVVSVKEAIPRGRVKKGDVLQAIVVRTSSAIKRKDGSVIRFDKNAAVIVNKQSEPIGTRIFGPVPRELRAKNHMKIISLAPEVL
- the rpsQ gene encoding 30S ribosomal protein S17, whose protein sequence is MPKRILEGVVVSDKGDKTLVVKVERTFLHPVLKKTVRRSKKYHAHDEANVYKAGEIVRIIECAPKSKTKTWEALPKAAAVQGS
- the rpmC gene encoding 50S ribosomal protein L29; the protein is MKIDDVRGMTPDQLAESLLNLKKEQFNLRFQAATGQVEKTHRSNEVRKDIARIKTILRAKQAAA
- the rplP gene encoding 50S ribosomal protein L16, which codes for MLSPKKTKYRKQFKGKIHGNSKGGFTLNFGSYGLKTIEPERITARQIEAARRAITRQMKRQGRVWIRIFPDVPVTDKPAEVRMGKGKGAVEYWAARVAPGRIMFEIDGVPDDVAREALRLGAAKLPVKTRIVTRIEIPVAEAA
- the rpsC gene encoding 30S ribosomal protein S3 — encoded protein: MGQKVNPVGLRLGINRTWDSRWFADGPEYGKLLHEDIKVRKMLKKRLYQAGVSRIIIERPHKKCRITIYAARPGVIIGKKGADIDKLRKDVNTITDGEVHLNIVEIRKPETDAQLVAENIAQQLERRIAFRRAMKRSLQSALRLGAKGMRVEVAGRLGGAEIARTESYHEGRVPRHTLRADIDYGVTEAKTTYGIIGVKVWVFKGEVLDHDPMALDKRLATESGPAGEGGGRDRSGDRPDRGPRRDRRDQAGA
- the rplV gene encoding 50S ribosomal protein L22, with amino-acid sequence MSKQAKPRRLEGIEAMAKVRTLRTSAQKLNLVAQSIRGLKVQRALNELEFSPKRIAQDVRKALASAISNAENNHNLDIDSLIVAEAFVGKNLVMKRFAARARGRASRIEKPFSEITIVVRELGEAA
- the rpsS gene encoding 30S ribosomal protein S19 codes for the protein MTRSVWKGPFVDGYLIKKAETAQGSGRKDVIKTWSRRSTIMPQFVGLTFGVHNGQKHVPVLISEDMVGMKLGEFAPTRYFPGHAADKKAKRK
- the rplB gene encoding 50S ribosomal protein L2; its protein translation is MALKHYNPTSPGRRSLVLVDRSELHKGGPVKSLVQGLTKSGGRGGGGRIAVRFRGGGAKRLYRMVDFKRRKWDMPATVERLEYDPNRTAWIALIKYEDGELAYILAPQRLKVGDQVIAAEKADVKPGNAMPLRGMPIGTIIHNIELKPLKGGQVARSAGAYAQLVGRDAGYAQIRLGSGELRMVQDTCMATVGAVSNQDHMNQVLGKAGRTRHMGFRPHVRGVVMNPVDHPHGGGEGRTSGGRHPVTPWGKPTKGSKTRTNKTTDKYIIRSRHARKAR
- a CDS encoding 50S ribosomal protein L23, whose product is MANPVARHYDAILSPVITEKATLLSEQNKVVFRVAMDTTKDEIAAAVEALFKVTVTKVNTLVVKGKTKRFRGRPGRRSDVKKAVVTLAEGQSIDITTGL
- the rplD gene encoding 50S ribosomal protein L4 — its product is MKLDVIKLDGAKGGSIELSDAVFGIDEIRGDILQRMVTWQLAKRRAGTHKIQVRNEVSRTGKKMYKQKGSGGARHGSRRAAQFVGGAKAHGPVVRSHAFDLPKKFRALALRHALSSKVKTGSLVVLDAAVLTDPKTAALRAQFDTMGLKNALIIAGAEVDNNFALAARNIPNVDVLPNAGLNVYDVLRRHTLVLTKDAVDAINARFAEKEAA